A window of the Citrus sinensis cultivar Valencia sweet orange chromosome 9, DVS_A1.0, whole genome shotgun sequence genome harbors these coding sequences:
- the LOC102629529 gene encoding uncharacterized protein LOC102629529 gives MECNKDEAARAKEIAERKLTEKNYAGAKKFALKAQNLYPGLEGISQMLMTIDVYIAAEKKVNGEVDWYAILGTNPWVDDETVRKQFRKLALSLHPDKNKAIGADGAFKLVSEAWSLLSDKAKRLAYNEKLNPRGQQKYPAQPGVSFASSGTNGIHTSTKNATSQARARNDATRTSSTTQAGVSFASPSANGIHRFTKNVTSQTKARNNATGTSSTSVPSSNQNPGTFWTICNKCRTQYEYLRIYLNNTLLCPNCHEAFLAVEKPPPSNAFKSLNSSSRQQHQNSRPHSANSNLYKSGGSAGLYSSNSKNLHWGSSSTTAGNNSKVPSSFAATQAANAGQRVHEKLKRECEEAQAAALKKRRAYDGYGCGDGMANQMSMGNGAGSGSAFEFRRGSFQAENINFSPGTNNKPNSERELSLIEIRNMLVYKARSEIRKKLWEWSSVTDAKTAGREKEKKKEKESRKQRSMSNSDLHDLNECNGSDSKHHNKDSSSSSSDVDSDKNAPALSINVPDSDFHNFDLDRTESSFGDDQVWAAYDDDDGMPRYYARIHKVISLKPFKMKISWLNSRSNSEFGPVRWVDSGFSKTCGDFRSGRHEISETLNAFSHKVKWTKGARGAIRIFPCKGDIWALYRNWSPDWNERTPDELIHTYDMVEVLDDFNEAEGVSVEPLVKVAGFRTVFQKHADPKKVRRIPKVEMFRFSHQVPSHFLTGKEADNAPVGSWELDPAATPLELLQVTTEANEQLVDNGGKADKQGFQNAQRVEVAEMVENDKQTDDDES, from the coding sequence ATGGAGTGTAACAAAGATGAGGCGGCCAGGGCTAAGGAAATTGCTGAGAGAAAGCttacagaaaaaaattatgctgGTGCAAAGAAATTTGCTCTGAAGGCTCAAAATTTATATCCTGGGCTTGAGGGTATCTCCCAAATGTTGATGACAATTGATGTTTATATTGCTGCAGAGAAAAAAGTTAATGGCGAAGTGGATTGGTATGCTATACTTGGTACAAACCCATGGGTTGATGATGAAACAGTGAGGAAACAATTCCGAAAACTAGCTCTGTCACTTCATCCTGACAAAAACAAGGCTATAGGTGCAGATGGTGCTTTTAAGCTGGTTTCAGAGGCCTGGAGCTTGTTATCGGATAAGGCTAAGAGATTAGCTTATaatgagaaattaaatccAAGAGGCCAGCAGAAATATCCAGCTCAGCCTGGGGTGTCATTTGCATCTTCTGGTACAAATGGTATTCATACATCTACCAAAAATGCAACTTCACAAGCGAGGGCTCGGAATGATGCTACCCGAACAAGTTCTACCACACAAGCGGGGGTTTCATTTGCATCTCCTAGTGCAAATGGGATTCATAGGTTTACAAAAAATGTGACTTCACAAACTAAGGCTCGGAACAATGCTACTGGAACGAGTTCAACCTCAGTTCCTTCTTCTAATCAAAATCCTGGTACATTTTGGACTATCTGCAACAAATGCAGGACTCAGTATGAGTATCTGAGGATTTACCTGAATAACACTCTCCTATGCCCTAATTGCCATGAGGCTTTTCTGGCTGTCGAGAAGCCTCCACCTTCGAATGCTTTCAAGTCCCTTAACTCATCTTCTCGCCAGCAGCATCAGAATTCAAGACCTCACTCTGCAAATAGTAACTTGTATAAGTCTGGGGGGTCGGCAGGTCTTTACTCATCTAATAGTAAAAACCTCCATTGGGGTTCTTCTTCTACAACAGCTGGTAATAATAGCAAGGTTCCGTCATCCTTTGCTGCTACTCAAGCTGCAAATGCGGGCCAGCGGGTGCATgagaaattgaagagagagtGTGAAGAAGCACAGGCAGCTGCCTTGAAAAAGAGAAGAGCTTATGATGGTTATGGGTGCGGAGATGGCATGGCAAATCAGATGTCAATGGGCAATGGAGCTGGCTCAGGAAGCGCATTTGAGTTCAGAAGGGGCAGTTTTCAAGCAGAGAATATCAATTTTTCTCCTGGTACTAATAACAAGCCCAACAGTGAGAGAGAATTATCATTAATTGAGATTCGAAATATGCTTGTGTACAAGGCACGGTCTGAAATTCGCAAGAAACTTTGGGAATGGAGCTCGGTAACTGATGCCAAGACTGCTGgcagagagaaagaaaagaagaaagagaaagaaagtagGAAGCAGAGAAGCATGTCTAACAGTGATCTGCATGATCTTAATGAATGCAATGGGTCCGACAGTAAACACCATAACAAGGATTCTAGTTCCAGCTCATCTGATGTTGACTCAGATAAAAATGCCCCTGCATTGTCAATTAATGTTCCAGATTctgattttcataattttgacttgGATAGAACTGAAAGTTCCTTTGGAGATGACCAGGTCTGGGCTgcatatgatgatgatgatgggatgCCTCGTTACTATGCTCGAATTCATAAAGTGATCTCTTTGAAGCCGTTTAAGATGAAGATCAGTTGGCTTAACTCAAGAAGCAACAGTGAGTTCGGCCCTGTACGCTGGGTAGATTCTGGGTTTTCCAAAACTTGTGGAGATTTCCGGTCTGGCAGGCATGAAATTAGTGAAACTTTAAATGCTTTCTCTCACAAGGTTAAGTGGACAAAAGGTGCACGTGGGGCCATTCGCATCTTTCCTTGTAAGGGTGATATCTGGGCTCTTTACCGAAACTGGTCTCCTGATTGGAATGAGCGTACTCCAGATGAGTTGATACACACATATGACATGGTGGAGGTGCTTGATGACTTTAATGAGGCAGAAGGTGTATCTGTTGAACCTCTTGTTAAAGTTGCTGGTTTCAGGACAGTTTTTCAGAAGCACGCGGATCCCAAGAAAGTCCGCAGAATCCCTAAAGTAGAGATGTTTCGCTTCTCTCATCAGGTTCCTAGTCACTTTCTTACAGGCAAAGAAGCTGATAATGCTCCTGTGGGAAGTTGGGAGTTAGACCCTGCTGCCACCCCTCTGGAACTCCTTCAGGTAACTACAGAAGCTAATGAACAATTGGTGGACAATGGTGGGAAAGCTGACAAACAGGGTTTCCAGAATGCCCAAAGAGTTGAGGTAGCTGAGATGGTGGAGAACGATAAACaaactgatgatgatgagagtTAA
- the LOC102630199 gene encoding probable protein phosphatase 2C 76 — protein MLCNSYIRTVIVRVVNIGSFTRTRLELSNINKSLHAGLRVGYTWNREFRKSSKMMVDSAAKRGPIVDVLPEKEDDGGYVSGGWKSEDGKLRCGYSSFRGKRATMEDFYDIKTSNVDGQAVCMFGVFDGHGGSRAAEYLKEHLFENLLKHPQFMTDTKLAISETYQQTDVDFLESERDTYRDDGSTASTAILVGNHLYVANVGDSRTVISKAGKAIPLSEDHKPNRCDERKRIENAGGVVMWAGTWRVGGVLAMSRAFGNRMLKQFVVAEPEIQDLEVDEGFELLVLASDGLWDVVPNEDAVALARTGEEPEIAARKLTETAFTRGSADNITCIVVRFHHVNEDPAEPEVEQE, from the exons ATGTTATGCAACAGTTATATAAGGACTGTGATTGTGCGAGTTGTGAATATTGGATCGTTTACGAGAACGAGGCTGGAATTAAGCAACATAAACAAGAGTTTGCATGCGGGTCTTCGTGTAGGCTATACTTGGAATCGAGAATTTAGAAAGAGCTCCAAGATGATGGTTGATTCGGCAGCGAAGCGGGGACCCATTGTCGATGTATTACCCGAGAAAGAGGATGACGGTGGTTATGTCAGCGGAGGGTGGAAAAG TGAAGATGGAAAACTGAGATGTGGATACTCAAGTTTTAGGGGAAAGAGGGCAACTATGGAGGATTTCTATGACATTAAAACTTCCAATGTTGATGGGCAAGCTGTCTGCATGTTTGGAGTCTTTGATG GTCATGGTGGTTCCCGTGCGGCTGAGTATTTGAAGGAGCACCTCTTTGAGAATCTCTTGAAGCATCCACAATTTATGACAGACACCAAATTGGCTATAA GTGAAACATATCAACAGACTGATGTCGACTTTTTGGAATCTGAAAGAGATACTTACAGGGATGATGGTTCTACTGCTTCAACGGCTATATTGGTTGGTAACCATCTATATGTTGCCAATGTCGGAGATTCTAGGACTGTAATATCCAAGGCTGGTAAAG CAATTCCTCTTTCTGAGGATCATAAACCCAACAGATGTGATGAGCGGAAGAGAATTGAAAATGCCGGAGGCGTTGTAATGTGGGCAG GCACTTGGAGAGTAGGAGGTGTGCTAGCTATGTCTCGTGCTTTTGGTAACCGCATGCTGAAGCAATTTGTCGTTGCGGAACCTGAGATCCAG GACCTTGAAGTAGATGAAGGATTTGAGCTGCTTGTGCTTGCAAGTGATGGACTATGGGATGTAGTACCCAATGAG GATGCTGTTGCACTTGCCCGAACAGGGGAAGAACCTGAAATCGCAGCTCGGAAGTTAACGGAGACTGCTTTTACCCGAGGCAGTGCTGACAACATAACGTGCATTGTAGTGAGATTCCACCACGTCAATGAAGATCCAGCCGAACCTGAAGTGGAGCAGGAGTAG
- the LOC102630710 gene encoding cyclic nucleotide-gated ion channel 1 — protein MNFQSEKLVRFNDWNAEKCPDGQYPLDYGLHSGRLRTTINSVPAKFQGGFESGSERFKRIKRTLKYCSFNSFVNKGLGSGKKVLDPQGAFLQKWNKIFVLSCVIAVSLDPLFFYVPVINGDRKCVDLDKKMETTASVLRSFTDIFYIFHIILQFRTGFIAPSSRVFGRGVLVEDTWLIAKKYMSSHFLVDILAVLPLPQVVILIIIPNMGGSEVVNTKNLLKFVVLFQYVPRFLRIYPLYKEVTRTSGILTETAWAGAAFNLFLYMLASHVLGASWYLFSIERETTCWKGHCKMDNGCKLYCDDGQGNNAFLGDFCPIQPADTKLFNFGIFLGALESGIVESTYFPKKFFYCFWWGLRNLSSLGQNLETSTYVWEICFAVFISISGLVLFSFLIGNMQTYLQSTTTRLEEMRVKRRDAEQWMAHRLLPDTLRERIRRYEQYKWQETRGVDEENLLCNLPKDLRRDIKRHLCLALLMRVPLFEKMDEQLLDALCDRLKPVLYTEESYIVREGDPVDEMLFIMRGKLLTITTNGGRTGFFNSEYLGAGDFCGEELLTWALDPQSSSNLPISTRTVRALTEVEAFALMADDLKFVASQFRRLHSKQLRHTFRFYSQQWRSWAACFIQAAWRRYSKKKLEESLRAEENRLQDALAKAGGSSPSLGATIYASRFAANALRLIRRNSTRKTRVPERVPPMLLQKPAEPDFTVEEQ, from the exons ATGAATTTCCAGTCCGAGAAGCTAGTGAG GTTTAATGATTGGAACGCGGAGAAATGCCCTGATGGACAATATCCTTTGGATTATGGGTTGCACTCTGGGAGACTCCGTACGACAATTAACTCAGTTCCAGCGAAGTTCCAAGGAGGCTTTGAATCTGGTTCCGAGAGGTTTAAGAGGATTAAAAGAACACTAAAATACTGCTCCTTTAATAGTTTTGTGAATAAAGGCTTGGGTTCAGGGAAGAAGGTTCTTGATCCACAGGGAGCATTCCTTCAGAAGTGGAATAAGATATTTGTACTGTCGTGTGTGATTGCTGTCTCACTGGATCCTTTGTTCTTTTATGTACCTGTGATTAACGGTGATAGAAAATGTGTTGATTTGGACAAAAAGATGGAGACTACAGCTAGCGTGTTGCGTTCTTTCACTGatatcttttatatatttcatattattcTTCAGTTTCGAACTGGTTTTATTGCACCCTCTTCTCGAGTCTTTGGAAGAGGTGTTTTAGTTGAAGATACTTGGTTAATTGCAAAGAAGTATATGTCATCACACTTCTTAGTTGACATTCTTGCAGTTCTTCCACTCCCACAG GTAGTGATTTTGATCATAATTCCTAACATGGGTGGATCGGAAGTGGTGAATACGAagaatttgttgaaatttgttgttttatttcaatatgTGCCTAGGTTTCTTCGAATATATCCGTTATATAAGGAAGTTACAAGGACTTCTGGTATACTCACTGAAACTGCATGGGCTGGAGCGGCATTTAATCTCTTCCTTTACATGCTTGCTAGCCAT GTACTTGGAGCATCTTGGTATCTGTTTTCTATAGAAAGAGAAACCACTTGCTGGAAGGGCCACTGTAAGATGGATAATGGATGCAAATTGTATTGTGATGATGGTCAAGGAAATAACGCATTTTTGGGTGATTTTTGCCCTATACAGCCGGCAGATACCAAACTCTTTAATTTTGGAATATTCCTAGGTGCTCTTGAGTCTGGTATTGTGGAGTCAACATATTTTCCAAAGAAGTTCTTTTACTGTTTTTGGTGGGGCCTACGAAATCTGAG TTCTCTGGGTCAAAACCTTGAAACAAGTACTTATGTCTGGGAAATATGCTTTGCAGTCTTTATATCCATTTCTGGCTTAGTGctgttttcatttctcattggAAACATGCAG ACGTACTTGCAATCTACAACAACTAGATTAGAGGAAATGAGAGTGAAAAGACGTGATGCAGAACAATGGATGGCCCACCGCTTACTCCCTGATACTTTGAGGGAGCGGATTAGGCGTTATGAGCAATACAAATGGCAAGAAACCAGAGGTGTTGATGAAGAGAATCTGCTTTGTAATCTTCCCAAGGACCTTAGAAGGGACATAAAGCGCCATCTTTGCTTGGCTTTGCTCATGAGG GTGccattgtttgaaaaaatggATGAACAACTTTTGGATGCATTGTGTGACCGCCTCAAGCCGGTTCTGTACACGGAGGAAAGCTACATTGTCCGGGAGGGTGATCCAGTTGATGAGATGCTCTTCATCATGCGAGGCAAGCTACTGACCATAACTACCAATGGTGGAAGAACTGGTTTCTTTAACTCCGAATATCTTGGGGCCGGTGACTTTTGTGGAGAAGAACTTCTCACATGGGCTTTGGATCCTCAGTCCTCATCTAATCTCCCCATCTCAACTAGAACTGTTAGAGCTCTGACAGAAGTTGAAGCTTTTGCTCTAATGGCTGATGACTTGAAATTTGTAGCCTCTCAATTCAGGCGGCTTCACAGTAAGCAGCTGCGCCATACTTTCAGATTTTACTCACAGCAGTGGAGGTCTTGGGCAGCATGTTTCATACAAGCAGCTTGGCGTCGATATAGCAAAAAGAAGCTTGAAGAATCCTTGCGTGCAGAAGAGAATAGGTTGCAAGACGCATTGGCCAAGGCTGGTGGAAGTTCCCCAAGTTTAGGAGCCACCATTTATGCATCACGATTTGCTGCTAATGCACTTCGTCTTATAAGACGTAATAGTACTCGTAAAACAAGGGTGCCGGAGAGGGTGCCACCCATGCTGCTTCAAAAGCCAGCGGAGCCAGACTTTACTGTTGAAGAGCAATAG